A window of Leptospira stimsonii contains these coding sequences:
- a CDS encoding DUF4340 domain-containing protein, with product MSFQSSGSFWIASVLNFFKKDKALFLFLLNLFLGTIFLLLSDPFLFFQKSYRNSEPFFPYKSSEIERIRIGRKGNETLMERKNGNWSVQIPETTARPDVKKIESLLSAVLKLRKFSKIATHSKNQDFGLNGEELKLEIQTESGEVGKLEIGVSGKQESGTFVRIPENKEIWFVEESLNPLAGRGKETFFLSNSLIPDEMEISEIHTILINLSSKTNPTIQIQQVSPGQWTIANSEQDHCWGEDCGLWVERLFKTKAERILKKPFYETVQNLSSGEKLRINIYFGKNSESAYELEWIGKTSLKEPVFRSGNDSVFYVLDPEFLNRFRERFEWKDSFPDSF from the coding sequence ATGAGTTTCCAATCTTCCGGATCTTTTTGGATCGCCTCCGTCTTGAATTTTTTCAAAAAGGACAAAGCCCTTTTTTTGTTTCTATTGAACCTTTTTTTAGGAACGATCTTTCTTCTTCTCTCGGATCCGTTTTTGTTTTTTCAAAAATCCTATCGCAACTCGGAGCCTTTTTTTCCCTACAAGAGTTCCGAAATCGAAAGAATCCGAATCGGAAGAAAAGGAAACGAAACTCTTATGGAAAGAAAGAACGGAAACTGGAGCGTACAGATACCGGAAACAACCGCAAGACCCGATGTCAAAAAGATAGAATCACTTCTTTCAGCCGTCTTAAAGCTAAGAAAGTTTTCCAAGATCGCAACACATTCGAAAAACCAAGACTTCGGCTTAAACGGAGAAGAACTAAAACTCGAAATCCAAACGGAATCCGGAGAAGTCGGGAAGTTGGAAATCGGAGTTTCCGGAAAACAGGAATCGGGAACCTTCGTGAGAATCCCCGAGAACAAGGAAATCTGGTTTGTGGAAGAAAGTCTCAATCCTTTGGCCGGACGCGGAAAGGAGACTTTTTTCCTATCGAATTCTTTGATTCCCGATGAAATGGAAATATCAGAAATTCATACTATTCTTATAAATCTTTCTTCAAAGACCAATCCTACGATACAAATCCAACAGGTTTCACCCGGACAATGGACGATTGCAAATTCGGAACAAGATCATTGTTGGGGAGAAGATTGTGGACTATGGGTCGAAAGACTTTTTAAGACAAAGGCGGAGAGAATTCTTAAAAAACCGTTTTATGAAACCGTCCAAAACCTTTCTTCCGGTGAGAAACTAAGGATAAACATTTACTTCGGAAAAAATTCGGAATCGGCCTACGAGTTAGAATGGATCGGAAAGACCTCACTAAAGGAACCCGTCTTTCGAAGCGGAAACGATTCCGTTTTTTATGTTCTCGATCCCGAATTTTTGAATCGTTTTCGAGAGAGATTTGAATGGAAGGATTCCTTCCCCGATTCTTTCTAA
- a CDS encoding GldG family protein, protein MISKIRDLFLKFNSNSVFLFSQIFLIFLFANGILGHFACRKDLSVSGRFEISKSTKNIFKNLNQTLIIDAYYSTQIPGEYKTSLDLTKELLNEMSDLGGSNVILRFHDPDVSEEDRKKAIESGISPQILEKNERGSSQIKQAYMGITLSLGALKETIPVAFFAEQIEYQVLTTLRKMIRNPGESGIALVQVPGVLSTDPPGPATGKDSVGVLVHQVLKEEYGPIPEILLNEEELSEEIHTLLWIGSGTLTEKGAYQLDQFLLRGGSLILFAKSMDFRLEIPNREEGIGMSPNNAGIARPNGEIEELNSIFSSYGFRVNKDIVLDLEHSLPIGPLMEIEPGVIGRFPYPAWILAGKKEKLLSEENPFTAPLENLLIPWSSSVSLDPERQPNVKMQPILFSGEESEVRSEIVALGEKQIFATAPLPSGKKQIIGALLEGSFDSRYSNPPNPRDGRTFFSKTQIGKTSRILVIGSPYVVSDLLVFPETRDIYQESNIPFLLNSLDISSGDTDLIQIRSKKSAVLKLNPFSEREKFVLSFLNLLGIPFILCLYTFLRIRHRNSYRGEEETI, encoded by the coding sequence ATGATCTCAAAAATACGCGACCTCTTTTTGAAGTTCAACTCGAACTCCGTATTCTTATTCTCCCAGATTTTTCTGATCTTTCTTTTCGCAAACGGGATCCTCGGTCACTTCGCTTGTAGAAAGGATCTTTCCGTTTCAGGACGTTTTGAAATTTCGAAAAGTACGAAAAATATATTCAAAAATTTGAATCAAACGCTCATTATAGACGCATACTATTCCACCCAGATTCCCGGAGAATACAAAACCTCTTTGGATCTCACCAAGGAATTGTTAAACGAAATGAGCGACCTCGGAGGTTCCAACGTAATATTACGATTTCATGATCCGGACGTCTCGGAAGAGGATCGTAAAAAAGCAATCGAATCGGGAATTTCACCGCAGATTTTGGAAAAGAACGAAAGAGGTTCCTCTCAGATAAAACAGGCTTATATGGGAATTACCCTTTCGCTCGGAGCGTTAAAGGAAACGATCCCAGTCGCATTTTTCGCCGAACAGATCGAATACCAGGTATTGACAACGCTTCGAAAAATGATTCGAAACCCCGGAGAATCGGGCATCGCACTCGTTCAAGTTCCCGGAGTTCTTTCGACGGATCCTCCCGGACCCGCAACTGGGAAGGACAGCGTCGGTGTTTTGGTGCACCAGGTTCTTAAGGAAGAATACGGTCCGATCCCTGAAATTTTGTTAAACGAAGAAGAACTTTCGGAAGAAATTCACACTCTTCTTTGGATCGGATCCGGAACCCTAACCGAAAAAGGCGCTTATCAGCTGGATCAATTCCTACTACGCGGAGGAAGTTTGATTCTTTTCGCGAAGTCGATGGACTTTCGTTTGGAAATTCCGAATCGAGAAGAAGGAATCGGAATGTCGCCTAACAATGCGGGGATCGCGAGACCGAATGGAGAAATCGAAGAATTGAATTCCATCTTCTCCTCGTACGGGTTCAGAGTGAACAAGGACATCGTTCTCGACCTGGAACATTCCCTTCCGATCGGACCTCTTATGGAAATCGAACCCGGTGTGATCGGAAGATTTCCGTATCCTGCATGGATTCTGGCTGGGAAAAAAGAAAAATTGTTAAGCGAAGAGAATCCGTTCACCGCACCTCTGGAGAATCTACTGATCCCTTGGTCTTCCAGTGTGAGTTTGGATCCGGAAAGACAACCGAACGTGAAAATGCAACCGATCCTTTTCTCAGGTGAGGAATCCGAAGTCCGTTCCGAGATTGTCGCCTTAGGAGAAAAACAAATTTTCGCAACCGCACCTCTACCGTCCGGAAAAAAACAAATCATCGGAGCGCTCTTGGAAGGAAGTTTCGATTCCCGCTATTCGAATCCGCCGAATCCAAGAGACGGAAGAACTTTTTTTTCAAAAACACAGATTGGAAAAACGTCTCGGATTCTCGTGATCGGCTCTCCTTACGTTGTTTCCGACCTACTCGTCTTTCCGGAAACGAGAGACATTTATCAAGAATCGAATATTCCATTTTTATTGAATTCTTTAGATATATCCTCCGGAGATACGGATCTCATTCAAATCCGGAGTAAAAAATCCGCGGTGTTGAAGTTAAATCCTTTCTCCGAAAGGGAAAAATTCGTTTTGAGCTTTTTGAATCTCTTGGGGATTCCGTTCATACTCTGTCTTTATACGTTTTTAAGAATTCGACATCGAAATTCTTATCGAGGAGAAGAAGAAACCATATGA
- a CDS encoding ABC transporter permease — protein MNLSDPIVASFRNLKTIFWKEFSVYLNSPIGTIFAAFFLFLTSFLFFFGFGDGSFWDLKSASMEAYFLWVPILYVVFIPALSMRLWAEEERSGTLEILFTLPFREFELVLGKFLGVWSFLGFVLLFTLPIPTTILYLGDLDIGTTFAGYLGIFLLGGANLALGSLASSLTKDQISSYLLGLIFCLLFFLLGYKPFLPLFGPDLSRILSYLSLSKHFETFRLGILDGRDIFFYLSFSFTILYANLLRLRSKR, from the coding sequence ATGAATCTTTCCGATCCCATCGTTGCATCTTTTCGAAATTTAAAGACGATCTTTTGGAAAGAATTTTCTGTTTATCTCAACTCCCCCATCGGAACGATTTTCGCCGCGTTCTTTCTATTCTTAACTTCTTTCCTTTTCTTTTTTGGATTCGGAGACGGTTCTTTTTGGGATCTCAAATCCGCAAGTATGGAGGCCTACTTTCTCTGGGTTCCGATCTTGTATGTGGTTTTTATTCCCGCTCTCTCCATGCGTCTTTGGGCCGAAGAAGAACGTTCCGGAACTTTGGAAATTCTTTTCACGCTTCCCTTCAGAGAATTCGAATTGGTGCTCGGAAAATTTTTAGGGGTTTGGTCCTTTTTGGGATTTGTTCTTTTGTTCACTCTTCCGATTCCGACGACGATCCTTTACTTGGGAGATTTGGATATAGGAACCACTTTCGCCGGTTATCTCGGAATTTTTCTTTTGGGAGGTGCAAATCTCGCGCTCGGAAGTTTGGCATCCTCTTTGACGAAGGATCAGATCAGTTCGTATCTTTTGGGACTCATCTTTTGTCTCCTCTTCTTTCTTTTGGGTTACAAACCCTTTCTTCCATTATTTGGCCCGGATCTAAGTAGAATCCTTTCCTATCTTTCTCTGTCGAAACACTTTGAAACCTTTCGTTTGGGAATTCTGGACGGAAGAGACATTTTTTTCTATCTGAGTTTTTCCTTCACAATTCTGTATGCAAATTTGCTTCGATTGAGGTCGAAACGATGA
- a CDS encoding ABC transporter ATP-binding protein: MGTISVRQLNRAYSGKIAVSDLSFEIPKGRITGLLGPNGAGKTTTLRLLTGYLLPTSGSIRFDGRDFLENKIEIQKQIGYLPESSPIYFDLTVFEYLSFLASAKGIEKNFLKNRVEIAVELLNLKEVLYRPISFLSKGFKQRVSLAGSIIQDPEYIILDEPSGGLDPLQIGELKSLIRTLGKNKTILFSSHVLQEVEEICDHILVLSEGKLIADASVSSISKGEGCLVLAEASLEEFSKFFPEKTYEIQKTDKKEEGFQEFRIRSSEFQAEEVFGILKKVPFRIRSLIPEKNSLGSVFETLTGKSKE; encoded by the coding sequence ATGGGAACAATTTCCGTAAGACAACTCAACCGCGCGTATTCCGGAAAGATCGCCGTCTCCGATCTAAGCTTTGAAATTCCAAAAGGAAGAATCACGGGGCTCCTAGGACCGAACGGAGCCGGCAAAACGACAACACTTCGGCTTTTGACGGGTTATCTCCTCCCCACTTCCGGTTCCATTCGTTTTGATGGACGCGACTTTTTAGAAAACAAAATCGAAATCCAAAAACAAATCGGATATCTTCCCGAGTCGTCTCCGATCTATTTCGATCTTACCGTTTTTGAATATCTTTCCTTCTTGGCTTCCGCAAAAGGGATTGAAAAGAATTTTCTCAAAAATAGGGTCGAAATCGCGGTCGAACTTTTGAATCTAAAAGAAGTTCTTTATCGACCGATTTCCTTTTTATCAAAGGGTTTCAAACAGAGAGTTTCCCTCGCGGGATCGATCATTCAAGATCCTGAATATATCATCTTAGACGAACCGAGCGGCGGTCTCGATCCGCTTCAGATCGGAGAATTAAAAAGTCTGATCCGTACATTAGGAAAGAATAAAACGATTCTTTTTTCCTCCCACGTATTGCAGGAGGTGGAGGAAATCTGCGATCATATTCTCGTTTTGTCCGAAGGAAAACTCATCGCGGACGCTTCGGTTTCCTCCATTTCCAAGGGAGAAGGTTGTCTTGTTTTGGCGGAAGCATCGTTGGAAGAATTCTCCAAATTCTTCCCTGAAAAAACGTATGAAATTCAAAAAACGGATAAAAAGGAAGAAGGCTTTCAGGAATTCAGAATTCGATCCTCCGAATTCCAAGCGGAGGAAGTATTCGGAATTCTTAAAAAAGTTCCGTTTCGAATTCGTTCCCTGATCCCGGAAAAAAATTCTTTAGGGTCCGTATTTGAAACTCTAACAGGAAAATCGAAGGAATGA
- a CDS encoding STAS domain-containing protein, producing MSKFNVEGKSGKVVIDTTVIDGYDKIFDEVSRKASGGIISDVEFHVESVKKITSSGIAKLLTLKNLMDNFGVKMKIKNLSPDLLEVLRKFKVDGKLGL from the coding sequence ATGTCAAAATTCAATGTAGAAGGAAAATCGGGAAAGGTAGTCATCGATACAACTGTAATCGACGGTTACGATAAAATTTTTGACGAGGTTTCCAGAAAGGCTTCCGGTGGAATCATTTCCGATGTGGAATTCCACGTAGAAAGTGTAAAAAAAATCACTTCCAGCGGAATCGCAAAACTACTCACTCTCAAAAATCTTATGGATAACTTCGGTGTAAAGATGAAGATCAAAAACTTAAGCCCGGACCTTTTGGAAGTGTTAAGAAAATTCAAAGTAGACGGTAAATTAGGTCTTTAA
- a CDS encoding class I SAM-dependent DNA methyltransferase, translated as MLKKKPYSGFSTVYDAVMKDVQYDRWAEFILSSYSNHGQKFLPKTVLDLGCGTCKLWEKFPRSIQWTGVDSSLEMLEIARKKTIDGEFVHSDLLNFDLERKNFDLILSTHDTLNYLKNESELKSAFLRIRRHLSPDGLFFFDLSSLHNFKTHFDGQTFHERVGDFKIRWKNQFLEKSNRLESILTFSHKLTKEEFSEVHEHTYFPRNSVHLLLKQCGLELLEEGSDYRDWILEEDASLLNYICRSTEINLRNR; from the coding sequence ATGCTTAAAAAAAAGCCTTATTCCGGCTTTTCCACCGTGTACGATGCAGTTATGAAAGATGTCCAGTACGATCGCTGGGCCGAGTTCATCCTCTCTTCCTACTCGAATCACGGCCAAAAATTTCTCCCCAAAACGGTTTTGGATCTGGGTTGTGGAACGTGCAAGCTCTGGGAAAAATTTCCCCGGTCGATCCAATGGACCGGCGTAGACTCAAGTCTGGAAATGCTCGAAATTGCGCGAAAAAAGACGATTGATGGAGAATTTGTCCATTCTGATCTACTGAATTTTGATCTGGAAAGGAAGAATTTTGATCTGATTCTTTCCACGCATGACACCCTCAACTACCTCAAAAACGAATCCGAACTCAAATCCGCCTTTTTACGAATCCGAAGGCATCTTTCTCCGGACGGTTTGTTCTTCTTTGACCTGAGTAGTTTACACAATTTTAAAACTCACTTCGACGGTCAGACGTTTCACGAACGAGTCGGAGATTTTAAAATTCGATGGAAGAATCAATTTTTAGAAAAATCCAATCGTTTAGAATCCATTCTCACCTTCTCCCACAAACTCACAAAGGAAGAATTTTCCGAAGTACATGAACACACGTATTTTCCGAGAAATAGCGTTCATTTACTTCTTAAGCAATGCGGACTCGAACTTTTGGAAGAAGGATCGGATTACAGGGATTGGATTCTGGAGGAAGACGCGTCCTTATTAAATTATATCTGCCGAAGTACAGAAATTAATTTACGAAATCGGTGA
- a CDS encoding SpiroCoCo family coiled-coil protein — protein sequence MGIELLLPFIASVGITILLRRLDKSNYKLSQIKRFTGKIQDELNDIALEKIQSVKDAGIDLEISLKQTRKLANDVHGLNEESRQLLESIKTNRDFLDSVARDLKEVVQLSSDIREESNAIQQGLLRMESGKKEIQLLDQKILDLRSEAEAILEVFSDKVNLRSDELLQSLASKIVELEELLEIKNDKIDQGLNAIASNYRETLDSHTNSLLKESVGRVEQLRSEITSLFETITNKEEDLDLRSEKLQTVFLTVSDKLERLDSRVEEKAEAADRKLEDMARLSEKSVQDKLDRILEQVTHSKEAFINGVKLEVDAIRREIEGMSLETMTRRDEILNETRRQAESINESIQFFQEKYLEAENKLLRQADARKSELLRQIDNFEEEFNRISSNLRSESDSLKKDISMGLKEFHSALDLARDEAKEKTVAGIEALKQNFDVELARVHAERSVLIQQDLEAVRQSIITLDKQISTRIKDVDSYLGDLQSAMESSAGDLLSQVEGKIDLLSGTVDEEVRKIDQRFENLGRYWEEELGTIRLNTQDSVSHLQEKLGGIHVEGRQLLEEFKNEYNIQKDRIEEFVSRYKSNFQKEGDSVSDRLGESLRNIKEEGNHILQNLREEFSGTIDKMEQIVKKNEKVLEIHAEKIRNSVESNLENAGRDAERVLDKLRDSAEDFFEKQEEKISRLNGTIDAKISKQLTSLMDKGQLQLGQLEERISKYILDVKKNLEESLKESRKNSDEQMKGFQKQLEHQLREMESASEEFLRSGKEEFKDSMEEYRSLQLDLKRDLEEIANAKTNLVNEIQEEAENLRSRVEEITDKMEELGEKAELFQKASEVVDRTDSYIQTMEELLSRADERTPLLNELEEKLEELQTLKHSLVLETEDLKVRLDSLASIKESSDSLRKEFEELQSRSSDWEDTFTRLLNAGEKALEMEETFGDLTSRLESLESVREEVKGLFDETDAHKEAAKGLTNKLYSLQNDVEILEAREKEIAETVRKTDDRIESLFRKKEEIRSVEAKFEKIEDLMVDLSERHKQISTLQHRMEDLKSGALVVKEDLEGLLSEADDKFEKLSGFLDAVGAVTEGNSSSGKSKDSSKDHLIQRKKATVLNLYHNFQWPAETIAEKLNLETGLVNTILQSESAKKK from the coding sequence ATGGGAATAGAATTACTCCTGCCGTTTATAGCCAGTGTAGGAATTACAATCCTTCTGAGAAGGTTAGATAAATCCAACTATAAACTCAGTCAAATCAAACGTTTTACCGGAAAAATTCAGGACGAATTGAACGACATCGCTCTTGAAAAAATTCAATCCGTAAAAGACGCAGGAATCGATTTAGAAATCAGCCTCAAACAAACCCGTAAACTCGCAAACGACGTACACGGATTAAACGAAGAATCCAGACAATTATTAGAATCCATTAAAACAAACCGTGATTTTTTAGACAGCGTTGCGAGAGATCTAAAGGAAGTCGTTCAACTTTCCTCGGACATTCGGGAAGAATCGAACGCGATTCAACAGGGACTTCTTCGTATGGAATCCGGTAAAAAGGAAATCCAGCTTTTGGATCAGAAGATCCTTGATCTTCGTTCCGAAGCGGAAGCGATCCTGGAAGTTTTTTCCGATAAGGTCAATCTGCGATCTGACGAACTCTTACAATCCCTCGCTTCCAAAATCGTAGAACTGGAAGAATTATTAGAAATCAAAAATGATAAGATCGATCAAGGATTGAACGCGATCGCATCCAATTACAGAGAAACTCTCGATTCTCACACGAATTCTTTACTCAAGGAATCCGTAGGAAGGGTGGAACAACTTCGTTCCGAAATCACTTCTCTTTTTGAAACGATCACAAACAAAGAAGAAGATCTGGATCTGAGATCCGAAAAACTGCAGACCGTATTTTTAACCGTAAGCGACAAACTTGAAAGACTCGATTCTCGTGTGGAAGAAAAAGCGGAAGCCGCCGATCGTAAACTCGAAGACATGGCGAGACTTTCCGAAAAATCGGTTCAGGATAAGCTGGATCGAATTTTAGAACAAGTCACTCATTCCAAAGAAGCGTTTATCAACGGAGTCAAACTCGAAGTAGATGCAATCCGGAGAGAAATCGAAGGAATGAGCCTCGAAACGATGACCCGGAGAGACGAAATTCTCAACGAAACGAGACGTCAGGCGGAATCGATCAACGAATCCATTCAGTTCTTCCAAGAAAAATATCTGGAAGCGGAGAACAAACTTCTCAGACAAGCAGACGCACGGAAATCGGAACTTCTTCGCCAGATCGACAACTTCGAAGAAGAATTCAATCGTATCAGCAGTAATCTAAGAAGCGAATCCGATAGCCTGAAAAAAGATATTTCCATGGGTCTGAAAGAATTTCATTCCGCACTGGATTTGGCAAGGGACGAGGCGAAGGAAAAAACCGTCGCCGGTATCGAGGCCTTAAAACAAAATTTCGACGTCGAGTTGGCTCGCGTGCACGCCGAACGATCGGTTCTGATTCAACAGGATCTGGAAGCGGTTCGTCAATCCATCATCACACTCGACAAACAGATTTCCACTCGGATCAAGGATGTGGATTCGTACTTAGGCGATCTTCAATCGGCCATGGAATCCAGCGCCGGAGATCTTTTATCCCAAGTGGAAGGAAAGATCGATCTTCTTTCCGGAACCGTGGACGAAGAAGTCCGTAAAATCGATCAGAGATTCGAAAATCTCGGTCGTTATTGGGAAGAAGAATTGGGAACGATCCGTCTCAACACGCAAGATTCGGTTTCTCATCTCCAGGAAAAACTCGGCGGAATTCACGTCGAAGGAAGACAACTCCTGGAAGAATTCAAAAACGAATACAATATTCAAAAAGATAGAATCGAAGAATTCGTTTCCCGTTATAAGTCCAATTTCCAAAAAGAAGGAGATTCCGTTTCCGATCGTCTCGGAGAATCTCTGCGCAATATCAAAGAAGAGGGAAACCACATTCTTCAAAACCTTCGGGAAGAATTTTCCGGAACCATCGATAAGATGGAACAGATCGTCAAGAAAAACGAAAAAGTTCTCGAGATCCACGCGGAAAAAATCCGCAACAGCGTGGAATCCAATCTGGAAAACGCAGGAAGAGACGCCGAACGTGTTCTGGATAAGTTAAGAGATTCCGCCGAAGATTTTTTTGAAAAACAAGAAGAGAAGATCAGTCGTTTGAACGGAACGATCGACGCGAAAATTTCAAAACAACTCACCTCTCTTATGGATAAGGGCCAGCTCCAACTCGGACAACTCGAGGAAAGAATCAGCAAATATATTCTCGATGTAAAAAAGAATCTGGAAGAATCTCTCAAAGAATCCCGCAAGAACAGCGACGAACAAATGAAAGGTTTCCAGAAACAGCTTGAACATCAGCTCCGCGAAATGGAATCCGCATCCGAAGAATTCTTACGCTCCGGCAAGGAAGAATTCAAAGATTCTATGGAAGAATATAGATCTCTCCAGTTGGATCTCAAGCGAGACCTCGAAGAGATAGCGAACGCAAAAACGAATCTTGTGAACGAAATCCAAGAAGAAGCGGAAAACCTACGTTCTCGCGTTGAAGAAATCACGGACAAGATGGAAGAACTCGGAGAAAAAGCCGAACTCTTTCAGAAGGCTAGCGAAGTTGTTGATAGGACCGATTCTTATATCCAAACGATGGAAGAACTTCTTTCGAGAGCGGACGAAAGAACTCCGTTGTTAAACGAACTCGAAGAAAAACTAGAAGAATTGCAGACGCTCAAACATTCTCTTGTGTTGGAAACCGAGGACCTAAAAGTCAGATTGGATTCTCTTGCGTCCATCAAGGAATCTTCCGATTCCCTTCGAAAAGAATTCGAGGAATTACAAAGCAGATCTTCCGATTGGGAAGATACGTTCACTAGACTTCTCAATGCCGGCGAAAAAGCACTCGAGATGGAAGAAACATTCGGCGATCTTACTTCCAGACTCGAATCTCTCGAGTCCGTTCGCGAGGAAGTCAAAGGTCTTTTTGACGAGACCGACGCGCACAAAGAAGCGGCCAAAGGACTTACGAACAAACTCTATTCACTTCAAAACGATGTGGAGATTTTGGAAGCCAGGGAAAAGGAAATCGCGGAGACCGTTCGTAAGACAGATGATCGGATCGAGTCTTTGTTCCGTAAGAAGGAAGAAATTCGTTCCGTGGAAGCAAAGTTTGAAAAGATCGAGGACTTGATGGTCGATCTTTCGGAAAGACACAAACAGATCTCGACTCTTCAACATCGTATGGAAGACTTAAAATCGGGTGCCCTCGTGGTAAAAGAAGATTTGGAAGGTTTATTAAGCGAAGCTGACGACAAGTTCGAAAAGCTTTCCGGATTTTTGGACGCGGTAGGCGCCGTTACGGAAGGAAATTCTTCTTCCGGTAAGTCTAAAGATTCTTCCAAGGATCATCTGATCCAAAGAAAGAAGGCGACCGTCTTGAATCTCTACCATAACTTTCAGTGGCCCGCTGAAACGATCGCTGAAAAGTTAAATTTAGAGACGGGACTTGTGAACACGATTTTACAAAGCGAGTCGGCGAAGAAGAAATGA